The nucleotide window AGGAAAAGGCTAAAGCGGAAGAGAAAGCAAAAGCTGAGGAAAAAGCTAAAGAGGAAGAAAAGGCAAAGGCTGAGGAAAAGGCTAAAGCGGAAGAGAAAGCAAAAGCCGAGGAAAAGGCAAAGGCTGAAGAAAAGGCCAAAGCGGAAGAGAAGGCAAAGGTGGTGGAGAGGCGCAAAGACAGCAATAAAGACAAGACTGCTGGAAATAAACACCAGGATAAGGATAAATCAAAGACAGCCGGAAAGGATAAGGGGCACAAGGGTAAAGACGGCGATATAATAGTGCGGGAGATAGAGAAAAAGGTGGAGAGTGAGTTATTTGCCCGTAAAAAGATAGTAATAGATCCAGGACACGGAGGGCATGACACAGGTGCAATAGGTTTAACCGGCCTTAAAGAAAAGGATGTGGTGTTAGAGGTATCGCAACTGGTGGCAGCCATTTTAAAAGATAAATATTTATACGATGTTTACCTTACACGTGACGACGATACCTTCATATCCCTTGATGAAAGAGCCGCTATAGCTAATGGTAAAAATGCTGACTTGTTTGTCTCACTCCATGGTAATGCAAACAACTCGCCCAATGTTCGCGGTCTGGAAACGTACTTTCTTAATTTTTCCAATAGTGATGAGGCTATGAAAGTAGCGGCACGTGAAAACGCCATATCTGTAAAAAGGATGAAGGAAGTACAATCCGAGCTGGGCCTTATCCTAGCCTCCCTGGCACGTGAAACTAAACGCGATGAGTCCCTCAGGCTTGCCCACTACATACAGAAAACCATGTACTTGCAACTGAAGAAAAAGCATAAGGATATTGTGGACAACGGAGTGCGGCAGGCGTTGTTTTATGTGCTTGTCGGGGCCAACATGCCCTCAGCTCTTGTTGAGATTTCATACCTTACAAACTCAGAAGATGAAAAGCGCTTAAAAACCGGCCAGTACAAAAAGGAAATAGCTGCATCCGTGGCTGCCGGAATAAACAAGTATTTGACCTCACTGCCGGGAGCGCCTGAGTTTGCAAAGATAAACTTCAACAAAAAGAGATATAACTAAAATGAACACTTCTCTTAAACTCTTTTTATATTTGTCATTTACAGTGTTCCTTTTTATATTTTCCGGCCTCATGGTTTTTACACTGTTAACAGCAATTGCCGCTGTAGTCTGTGTGCTTCACCGGCAAAAAAGTATCAGAGCCGGTGCTTTGCCGATAGGGTTGTTCCTTGCTGCAACGTTTCTTAGTAATGCACTGTTTTCGGATGGCCGTGTTGTGGCGTCTTTTATAGGAATATACATATCTGATGAGGGGCTTAAGCTTGCAGCCCTGAGAACCTCACGGCTGTTTCTTCTGATATTCGGGGCTAAGTTATTTATGATTTATGTAACACCTGTGCAACTGCAGCAGACATTGTGTAAAGTACTGTTGCCGCTTAGGAAACTTAAAATCCCTGTTGATGACTTTATGGAAATCCTGGCTCTTACCCTGCAGGCGGTACCGCTTTTGAAAAACCACCTTGTCAAATCATTTAAGGAAAAAAACAGCCATAATACAAACGGCGGCCTGATGGATAAAACCCGTGTGGCTGCCTCGTTATTGCTTCCAACACTAATCCTGATTATAACAACACCGGAGAGAATCTTCAGAGACACAAAAGCCCTTTAGGGATTTCACCAACAATGAAAAGTGAGGAAACACGAAAGGCTATGGACCGTTTTGTGATTAAAAATGCAGTTGTTTATGACGGCACGGGGGCTGCCGCCGTTAAGGCGTCAGTTGGAGTTGAAAACGGTAAGATAACATTTATATCAGATAGTTTTACAGATAACGGGGTAAGCACAATAGAGGCGGAAAATCTTGTGCTGACTCCAGGTTTCATTGACGTCCACAGCCACTCGGACTTCAGTATTTTTCATTGCCCTGAAGCACAGTCCAAGCTCCTGCAGGGTGTCACAACAGAGGTAAACGGCAACTGCGGTTTTTCCGCCACCCCTATTTTAAATGATGCTAAGAAGCAACTGGAGAAAGAGTTTGTATCCAATGGGATAGAGAAACGCTGGGAGACTAAAGCTCAGTATGATATTGCCCTTTCCGGGATTACCCGCGGCCTTAATCTTGCCACACTTACCGGGCATGGTAACATAAGGGCCTCCGTGATGGGTTATGAAAACCGTCAACCACAAGACCATGACCTTAACCTTATGGCACTAAGTTTAAAAGAACAGGTCGCCTTTGGAAGCCGCGGGATGTCAACCGGGCTTATTTACCTTCCAGGGGCTTTTTCTGAAAACAGGGAGATTATCGAAATTATAAAACGCTCCGGGTTAAAAGACATAGTTTATACCTCACACATGAGAAGCGAGGGTGACAGAGTTGTTGAGTCAATAGAGGAAACCCTTGAAGTGGGAAGGCGCACCGGGATAAAAATCCACATCTCGCATCTTAAAACCGCAGGAAAACGCAATTGGCATAAAATCAGGGAGGTTGTCTCAACTGTAAGAAAGGCAAATAGTGCAGGGTTGAAAGTCACCTGTGACCGCTATCCCTACAGCGCCTCTCAGACTTCACTGGATGCTGTGCTTTCACCATGGATTTATGAGGGCGGGGATGAGGCGGAACTGAAAAGACTTAAAAACCGGCAGCATATAGAGCGTTTAAGAGATGATTTATCCCCTCAGATATCTGATGTGTCTTACTGGGACAGTGTCATGGTATCTTCCGTAAAGAGTGAAAAAAACAAATACATGGAAGGAAAGACAATCGGGGAACTTTCCCGGTCAAAACAGGAACAACCGCTTGATTTCACTATAGCACTCCTTATAGAGGAACAGTTAAAGGTGGATGCGATATATTTTTCGTTAAGTGAGGACAACTTAAGGGAGATACTTAAGCTTCCCAACTGTATGGTCGGCTCAGACAGCTCGTTAAAATCACTGGATAGTACCGGAGGGGGAAAGCCCCATCCAAGGGGTTTTGGGAGTTTCCCCAGATACATTAAAAAGTATGTTTTGGATGAGGCTCTGATGCCGCTTGAGGACGGAATAAGAAAGATGACGTTGCTGCCTGCAAGGACGTTCAACCTTCCCGGACGCGGGATTATCAAAGAGGGGGCATATGCCGATTTAGTAGTTTTCTCTCTTGAAGAAATACAAGATGGTGCTACGTATGAGTCGCCGCACACACCGCCCTCGGGAATTGCTTATGTGTTTGTCAACGGCGAGATGGCGGTCAAAGACGGTGTCTTTACAGGAAAGAGGGCAGGTATGATATTATAACCTTGTGCCGGCAAACAGATTTTACATAGTTTCCCTTGTTACTCTGATTTTAGTTTTTGGGTTTTTGAGCTACCAGATAATGGAGCCGTTTCTTACCGCCATTGCCTGGGCACTGGTGCTGGGAATAGTTTTTTATCCGCTTTTTTTACTAATCGGCAGATTTGTTAAGTGGAGAGCCGGGGCGTCACTGATAACACTTTTTATAATTGTGTTTATAATAGCAGGCCCGTTTTTTTACATGTTTATGCTTATGGGAAAAGAAGTTAAACATCTTATTGAGTATCTGAACGAAACTAACTACGAGAGCATAACCCGCATATTTTCCTACAGGGCTGTGACATGGTTTCTGAGTCATTTACATGCAAAGCCCCCTAACGGTGATTTAGATATTAAAACCCTGATTAATGAAAACGTAGTACGGATAGGACAGAATATAATGCCGCATCTGACCTATGGGGTTAAGAATGTTTTTATTGGTATTTTGAATTTTATAATAATGGTATTTACGTTATTTTTCTTTTTCATAGACGGGCAGAAATTTATAAATAAGCTGATGAAGCTGCTGCCTTTTTCTGAAAACCACAGGGCAAAGCTGGCAAAGGAAATAAAGGACATGGTGATATCGGCCATATACGGCGGCGTGGCTGTGTCATTTTCCCAGGGGCTTGTTGCAGGGTTTGTTTTTTATTTTCTTGGTGTTAAGGCCCCTGTGTTGCTAGGGGCATTTACGGTGTTAATGTCATTTATCCCGGGCGGTGCGGTAGTAGTGTGGGGAGCGGTGGATATTGTACTTTTCATAGACGGCTCTTACACTGCCGGGTTTATACTTTTGCTTGCGGGTGTATTTGGCATTAGTATGATTGACAACATTGTAAGACCTGTGATAGTGAGCGGTAGGACGAATGTACCATTTTTGATTGTGTTTTTTA belongs to Nitrospirae bacterium YQR-1 and includes:
- a CDS encoding N-acetylmuramoyl-L-alanine amidase, producing MRHLKVVPLIIICLLLVQFLTEASAKVKNEIKDIRVFSSKDYTRIVIDLTGNPVFKEGAIPESKKIYFDLQEAVVRASSTKSKDVFNTVLRKVRIGQFAPTTVRIVFDLDNYGTHRTFILTDPNRIVVDIFASTEKTEPPTAESKPDSEEKNQQLIKEKAKAEEKAKEEEKAKVEEKAKAEEKAKAEEKAKAEEKAKAEEKAKEEEKAKAEEKAKAEEKAKAEEKAKAEEKAKAEEKAKVVERRKDSNKDKTAGNKHQDKDKSKTAGKDKGHKGKDGDIIVREIEKKVESELFARKKIVIDPGHGGHDTGAIGLTGLKEKDVVLEVSQLVAAILKDKYLYDVYLTRDDDTFISLDERAAIANGKNADLFVSLHGNANNSPNVRGLETYFLNFSNSDEAMKVAARENAISVKRMKEVQSELGLILASLARETKRDESLRLAHYIQKTMYLQLKKKHKDIVDNGVRQALFYVLVGANMPSALVEISYLTNSEDEKRLKTGQYKKEIAASVAAGINKYLTSLPGAPEFAKINFNKKRYN
- a CDS encoding D-aminoacylase, with protein sequence MKSEETRKAMDRFVIKNAVVYDGTGAAAVKASVGVENGKITFISDSFTDNGVSTIEAENLVLTPGFIDVHSHSDFSIFHCPEAQSKLLQGVTTEVNGNCGFSATPILNDAKKQLEKEFVSNGIEKRWETKAQYDIALSGITRGLNLATLTGHGNIRASVMGYENRQPQDHDLNLMALSLKEQVAFGSRGMSTGLIYLPGAFSENREIIEIIKRSGLKDIVYTSHMRSEGDRVVESIEETLEVGRRTGIKIHISHLKTAGKRNWHKIREVVSTVRKANSAGLKVTCDRYPYSASQTSLDAVLSPWIYEGGDEAELKRLKNRQHIERLRDDLSPQISDVSYWDSVMVSSVKSEKNKYMEGKTIGELSRSKQEQPLDFTIALLIEEQLKVDAIYFSLSEDNLREILKLPNCMVGSDSSLKSLDSTGGGKPHPRGFGSFPRYIKKYVLDEALMPLEDGIRKMTLLPARTFNLPGRGIIKEGAYADLVVFSLEEIQDGATYESPHTPPSGIAYVFVNGEMAVKDGVFTGKRAGMIL
- a CDS encoding energy-coupling factor transporter transmembrane protein EcfT, producing the protein MNTSLKLFLYLSFTVFLFIFSGLMVFTLLTAIAAVVCVLHRQKSIRAGALPIGLFLAATFLSNALFSDGRVVASFIGIYISDEGLKLAALRTSRLFLLIFGAKLFMIYVTPVQLQQTLCKVLLPLRKLKIPVDDFMEILALTLQAVPLLKNHLVKSFKEKNSHNTNGGLMDKTRVAASLLLPTLILIITTPERIFRDTKAL
- a CDS encoding AI-2E family transporter yields the protein MPANRFYIVSLVTLILVFGFLSYQIMEPFLTAIAWALVLGIVFYPLFLLIGRFVKWRAGASLITLFIIVFIIAGPFFYMFMLMGKEVKHLIEYLNETNYESITRIFSYRAVTWFLSHLHAKPPNGDLDIKTLINENVVRIGQNIMPHLTYGVKNVFIGILNFIIMVFTLFFFFIDGQKFINKLMKLLPFSENHRAKLAKEIKDMVISAIYGGVAVSFSQGLVAGFVFYFLGVKAPVLLGAFTVLMSFIPGGAVVVWGAVDIVLFIDGSYTAGFILLLAGVFGISMIDNIVRPVIVSGRTNVPFLIVFFTVIGGLKVFGMVGIIMGPLVLVLFVSLVEIFRTMEEEREESAQSG